One Drosophila willistoni isolate 14030-0811.24 chromosome 2R unlocalized genomic scaffold, UCI_dwil_1.1 Seg167, whole genome shotgun sequence DNA segment encodes these proteins:
- the LOC6642372 gene encoding F-box/WD repeat-containing protein 5: MEVTFKKARLVNKQTLPNERSLSSDSSESESSRSTASSNECPYGWWALPEPALLKIFKYLSVYDLLQASSTCSRWNDVAHDDLLWRSKFHQQFRASPSIPLKPNAESWHSEYKRLSVHTPFVQAQRLEPTVEHNHGHTHQVLHVSFAHNGEMFSTCSKDGYVIIWHADHPCREKYAHNMKQFSWKYTQYSQFNQTDTLLLVSGVHFGSPQSTSGEIAVFYLGETESHLRCRVVNRPYDIFGTWFSDQYLISGDLHWLAHLVSTSVLWLNKANQEIDSEHVPVMNQLYKFYNRNASSVRAIMVARCPWLDDSNDPLLLDESTALGGEGKNPQGADEVDKSEASTSSAGNPLSHAASLRHTRSTTPEDNFLPDIEERKYSQTGAGDATIHYLDEYRTAAASIDDEQPSSSTDDDEDDDYEAMDVHEEYDEMENSVPKYLIFSTGSKTFTPHQIGLKRIRNVNFPKKLDPGPSLRERIAAKKLAEQQQQEHPRTDPDWWDYESVKDRFDLVDKVIDLHGHIIGMALSPDHRYLYVNTRPWPKNYVITNPLEPPPIAQEIDIHVIDLMTLKRVGNMLKAHKAYTPSTECFFIFLDCCEEYVASGAEDHHAYLWDRYYGISLAKFRHSDVVNSVAFNPRDSEMLVTTSDDYSIKIWRSKAKCRILNIPINTSESFELKPKN, translated from the exons ATGGAAGTGACCTTCAAAAAGGCACGATTGGTAAATAAGCAAACTTTGCCAAATGAAAGGTCTTTGTCTTCAGACTCTTCCGAGTCTGAGAGCAGCCGGAGTACGGCTAGCTCAAATGAATGTCCCTATGGTTGGTGGGCACTGCCAGAGCCAGCTCTATTGAAGATCTTTAAGTACTTGAGTGTTTACGATTTACTTCAAGCGAGTTCAACTTGCAGTCGATGGAACGATGTTGCCCACGATGATTTACTATGGCGGAGTAAATTCCATCAACAGTTTCGAGCCTCTCCAAGCATTCCCCTTAAACCGAATGCCGAAAGTTGGCACTCGGAATATAAACGTTTATCCGTCCATACACCTTTTGTTCAAGCGCAACGTCTGGAGCCAACTGTAGAGCATAATCATGGACATACGCATCAGGTGCTACATGTCAGTTTTGCCCACAATGGTGAAATGTTTTCCACTTGCTCCAAGGATGGCTATGTAATA ATCTGGCACGCTGATCATCCTTGCCGGGAGAAATATGCGCACAACATGAAGCAATTCAGCTGGAAGTATACACAATATTCTCAATTCAATCAGACCGATACATTACTACTCGTCTCTGGAGTACATTTCGGATCACCGCAGTCTACTTCTGGAGAGATTGCTGTTTTCTATTTGGGTGAAACTGAGTCACATTTACGCTGTCGTGTCGTAAATCGACCATACGATATATTTGGCACATGGTTCAGCGATCAATATCTGATCTCGGGCGATTTGCATTGGTTGGCTCATTTGGTGAGCACATCCGTGCTCTGGTTGAACAAGGCAAATCAGGAAATTGATTCCGAACATGTGCCGGTAATGAATCAATTGTACAAGTTCTATAATCGAAATGCCAGTTCGGTGAGAGCCATAATGGTGGCTCGTTGTCCATGGTTGGATGATAGCAACGATCCTCTGCTATTAGATGAATCTACGGCATTAGGGGGAGAGGGAAAAAATCCACAAGGCGCTGATGAGGTAGATAAAAGCGAGGCTTCTACATCTTCCGCTGGGAATCCTTTGTCCCATGCAGCTAGTTTAAGGCATACTAGGAGTACCACGCCGGAGGATAATTTTCTGCCCGACATAGAGGAGAGAAAATATTCGCAAACGGGTGCGGGAGATGCCACCATACATTATCTAGATGAATATAGAACGGCGGCTGCTAGCATAGATGATGAACAGCCATCCAGTTCGACTGATGACGATGAGGACGATGATTATGAGGCCATGGATGTCCATGAGGAATACGATGAAATGGAGAATAGTGTGCCTAAATATCTTATCTTTTCCACTGGTTCAAAAACATTTACACCACACCAAATTGGCCTAAAGCGTATACGTAATGTTAATTTCCCGAAAAAACTTGATCCTGGTCCAAGCCTAAGGGAACGTATTGCAGCCAAAAAACTTgccgaacaacaacaacaagaacatcCACGTACTGATCCCGATTGGTGGGACTATGAGTCTGTTAAAGATCGTTTCGATCTGGTGGACAAAGTAATTGATCTTCATGGGCATATTATTGGTATGGCCCTCAGTCCAGATCATCGATATCTCTATGTAAATACGCGGCCATGGCCAAAGAATTATGTCATAACAAATCCATTAGAACCTCCGCCCATAGCCCAAGAGATTGATATACATGTAATTGATTTGATGACCCTTAAACGGGTTGGAAATATGTTAAAGGCCCACAAGGCTTACACACCAAGCACCGAATGTTTTTTCATCTTTCTCGATTGCTGCGAGGAGTATGTGGCCAGCGGAGCTGAGGATCATCATGCTTATCTCTGGGATCGTTATTATGGCATCAGTTTGGCGAAATTTCGGCACTCCGATGTAGTGAACAGTGTCGCTTTCAATCCAAGAGATTCGGAAATGCTTGTGACCACCAGTGATGATTATAGCATTAAG ATCTGGCGCTCAAAGGCCAAATGTCGAATTCTGAATATACCAATCAATACAAGTGAATCCTTCGAATTGAAGCCCAAA